A genomic segment from Gorilla gorilla gorilla isolate KB3781 chromosome 3, NHGRI_mGorGor1-v2.1_pri, whole genome shotgun sequence encodes:
- the HELT gene encoding hairy and enhancer of split-related protein HELT isoform X1, with product MSDKLKERKRTPVSHKVIEKRRRDRINRCLNELGKTVPMALAKQSSGKLEKAEILEMTVQYLRALHSADFPRGREKAELLAEFANYFHYGYHECMKNLVHYLTTVERMETKDTKYARILAFLQSKARLGAEPAFPPLGSLQEPDFSYQLHPAGPEFAGHSPGEAAVFPQGSGAGPFPWPPGAARSPALPYLPSAPVPLASPAQQHSPFLTPVQGLDRHYLNLIGHAHPNALNLHTPQHPPVL from the exons ATGTCAGACAAGCTCAAGGAACGCAAA AGAACCCCCGTTTCTCATAAAGTGATAGAAAAGCGGAGGAGGGACAGGATCAACCGCTGCTTGAACGAGCTGGGCAAGACAGTGCCCATGGCCCTGGCGAAGCAG AGTTCCGGGAAGCTGGAGAAGGCGGAGATCCTCGAGATGACCGTTCAGTACCTGAGAGCACTGCACTCCGCTGATTTTCCCCGGGGAAGGGAAAAAG CAGAACTTCTAGCGGAGTTTGCCAACTACTTCCACTATGGCTACCACGAGTGCATGAAGAACCTGGTGCATTACCTCACCACGGTGGAGCGGATGGAGACCAAGGACACGAAGTACGCGCGCATCCTCGCCTTCTTGCAGTCCAAGGCCCGCCTGGGCGCTGAGCCCGCCTTTCCGCCGCTGGGTTCGCTCCAGGAGCCGGATTTCTCCTATCAGCTGCACCCTGCGGGGCCCGAATTCGCTGGTCACAGCCCGGGCGAGGCCGCTGTGTTCCCGCAGGGCTCTGGTGCCGGGCCTTTCCCCTGGCCGCCTGGCGCGGCCCGCAGCCCCGCGCTGCCCTACCTGCCCAGCGCGCCAGTGCCGCTCGCTAGCCCAGCGCAGCAGCACAGCCCCTTCCTGACACCGGTGCAGGGCCTGGACCGGCATTACCTCAACCTGATCGGCCACGCGCACCCCAACGCCCTTAACCTGCACACGCCCCAGCACCCCCCGGTGCTCTGA
- the HELT gene encoding hairy and enhancer of split-related protein HELT isoform X2, with protein sequence MSDKLKERKRTPVSHKVIEKRRRDRINRCLNELGKTVPMALAKQSSGKLEKAEILEMTVQYLRALHSADFPRGREKELLAEFANYFHYGYHECMKNLVHYLTTVERMETKDTKYARILAFLQSKARLGAEPAFPPLGSLQEPDFSYQLHPAGPEFAGHSPGEAAVFPQGSGAGPFPWPPGAARSPALPYLPSAPVPLASPAQQHSPFLTPVQGLDRHYLNLIGHAHPNALNLHTPQHPPVL encoded by the exons ATGTCAGACAAGCTCAAGGAACGCAAA AGAACCCCCGTTTCTCATAAAGTGATAGAAAAGCGGAGGAGGGACAGGATCAACCGCTGCTTGAACGAGCTGGGCAAGACAGTGCCCATGGCCCTGGCGAAGCAG AGTTCCGGGAAGCTGGAGAAGGCGGAGATCCTCGAGATGACCGTTCAGTACCTGAGAGCACTGCACTCCGCTGATTTTCCCCGGGGAAGGGAAAAAG AACTTCTAGCGGAGTTTGCCAACTACTTCCACTATGGCTACCACGAGTGCATGAAGAACCTGGTGCATTACCTCACCACGGTGGAGCGGATGGAGACCAAGGACACGAAGTACGCGCGCATCCTCGCCTTCTTGCAGTCCAAGGCCCGCCTGGGCGCTGAGCCCGCCTTTCCGCCGCTGGGTTCGCTCCAGGAGCCGGATTTCTCCTATCAGCTGCACCCTGCGGGGCCCGAATTCGCTGGTCACAGCCCGGGCGAGGCCGCTGTGTTCCCGCAGGGCTCTGGTGCCGGGCCTTTCCCCTGGCCGCCTGGCGCGGCCCGCAGCCCCGCGCTGCCCTACCTGCCCAGCGCGCCAGTGCCGCTCGCTAGCCCAGCGCAGCAGCACAGCCCCTTCCTGACACCGGTGCAGGGCCTGGACCGGCATTACCTCAACCTGATCGGCCACGCGCACCCCAACGCCCTTAACCTGCACACGCCCCAGCACCCCCCGGTGCTCTGA